One Zootoca vivipara chromosome 9, rZooViv1.1, whole genome shotgun sequence DNA window includes the following coding sequences:
- the LOC118077552 gene encoding rhodopsin-like, whose translation MVHGVMFATSILMYLSSFVGMVGNLIVLFAFISNAIRHKSLQPLDRIIVNMSLVNFFLCCYKVIPGLLIFSSTKVFGELGCRILLYTYHTLRLISIWSVVNLSFLHLVKIRRPSHRWSKFIYRHQGKYVNSTLAGCWIVSILLQIPYLQYEKTAGRRNKTIAFLATSTCLRSTGSFAMKFTTYASVSLDLVFVTLVIILNVFIIDLLCKHSRKVKAASSVTSGSWNKHTAQATKVLLSLLSIYVVCWISNDMVWIAIASGYFKSSFENGILNALYSILSSIYYSASSYVVVFGYRKVREYLVEACWCLRCTRQTMVENLS comes from the coding sequence ATGGTGCATGGTGTCATGTTCGCGACATCCATCCTCATGTACCTGTCGTCCTTCGTTGGCATGGTCGGAAACCTCATCGTCCTTTTTGCCTTCATCAGCAACGCCATCCGACACAAATCGCTGCAGCCTCTGGACCGCATCATCGTCAACATGTCGCTGGTGAACTTCTTCCTCTGCTGCTACAAGGTCATTCCGGGGCTCCTCATCTTCAGCAGCACCAAGGTGTTTGGAGAACTGGGCTGCAGGATCTTGCTCTATACGTACCATACCCTGAGGCTGATCAGCATCTGGTCGGTGGTGAACCTGAGCTTCCTGCACCTCGTCAAGATCCGCCGGCCCAGCCACCGGTGGTCCAAGTTCATTTACCGGCACCAGGGCAAATACGTCAACAGCACACTGGCCGGGTGTTGGATAGTCAGCATTCTCTTACAGATACCTTACTTGCAGTATGAGAAGACGGCGGGCAGAAGGAACAAGACCATTGCCTTCCTGGCAACGTCGACCTGCTTAAGGTCCACGGGGAGCTTCGCCATGAAGTTCACCACGTACGCCTCGGTCAGCTTGGACCTCGTCTTCGTCACGCTGGTCATCATCCTCAACGTCTTCATCATCGACCTTCTCTGCAAGCACAGCCGGAAAGTGAAAGCGGCTTCCTCGGTTACCAGCGGCAGCTGGAACAAGCACACTGCCCAGGCCACGAAAGTCTTGCTCTCCTTGCTGTCCATATATGTGGTCTGTTGGATCTCCAACGACATGGTCTGGATCGCCATCGCCTCGGGGTACTTCAAGAGCAGCTTCGAAAATGGCATCCTCAACGCCCTCTACAGCATCCTGTCTTCCATTTATTACTCGGCCAGCTCGTATGTTGTGGTCTTTGGCTACAGGAAGGTCCGGGAGTACCTGGTGGAAGCCTGCTGGTGCTTGAGGTGCACCAGGCAAACCATGGTTGAGAACCTGTCCTAG